One genomic segment of Manis pentadactyla isolate mManPen7 chromosome 1, mManPen7.hap1, whole genome shotgun sequence includes these proteins:
- the GP5 gene encoding platelet glycoprotein V, which yields MLRSTLLCAVLGILRAQPFPCPLACKCIFRDAAQCSGVNVARIAVLGLPTNLTHILLFRMGRGALQNHSFSGMTVLQRLMLSDSHISAIAPGTFNDLVKLKTLRLSRNKITHLPGALLDKMVLLEQLFLDRNELKGLDQNMFQKLVNLQELFLNQNQLAFLPSSLFTNLGNLKLLDLSENNLTHLPKGLLGAQAKLEKLLLHSNQLISLDSGLLSNLCALLELRLDGNHIRSIAPGSFDQLRSLSFLTLSSNHIEFLPSALFLHSRNLTFLTLFENPLEELPEVLFGEMAGLQELWLNHTRLRSLRAAAFRNLSRLKAFGVTLSPRLSALPEDAFRGLGQLQVLALHSNSLASLPDGLLHGLGSLRRVSLSHNRLRALPRSLFRNLSSLEEVHLDHNQLETLSGDVFEALPRLVELLLGHNPWRCDCGLWPFLAWLLQHPGLVGRSEPPRCRGPGQRANLPLWTLPAGDPGCQSTLGPPLYPTADSSFEVPTQSALPAASVHPALVSNSLKPGAWAQLVAKDKRQDHSLFWGLYYLLLAGQAIITAVIVFTMIQLGKLFRKLISERTLG from the coding sequence ATGCTGAGGAGCACTCTGCTGTGCGCAGTGCTCGGGATCCTGAGGGCCCAGCCCTTCCCCTGTCCGCTGGCCTGCAAGTGTATCTTCCGGGACGCCGCGCAATGCTCTGGGGTCAACGTAGCGCGTATCGCCGTGCTCGGCCTTCCCACCAACCTCACGCATATCCTGCTCTTCCGAATGGGCCGCGGCGCCTTGCAGAATCACAGCTTCAGTGGCATGACGGTCCTGCAGCGCCTGATGCTGTCAGACAGCCACATTTCTGCTATTGCCCCCGGCACTTTCAATGACCTGGTAAAACTTAAAACCCTGAGGCTATCGCGCAACAAGATCACTCATCTTCCGGGCGCGCTATTGGACAAGATGGTGCTCCTCGAACAGTTGTTTTTGGACCGCAACGAACTAAAGGGCCTTGATCAAAACATGTTTCAGAAACTGGTTAACCTGCAGGAGCTCTTTTTGAATCAAAATCAACTCGCTTTCCTTCCTTCTAGCCTCTTCACAAATCTGGGGAACCTGAAATTGTTGGATTTATCGGAAAACAATCTGACCCACCTGCCCAAGGGATTGCTTGGGGCACAGGCTAAGCTTGAGAAACTTCTGCTCCACTCGAACCAGCTCATTTCTCTGGATTCGGGGCTGTTGAGTAACCTGTGCGCCCTGCTGGAGCTGCGGCTCGACGGAAATCACATCCGTTCCATTGCACCTGGTTCCTTTGATCAGCTCCGAAGCCTGAGTTTTTTGACTCTTTCCAGCAACCATATTGAGTTTCTGCCCTCGGCACTCTTTCTTCATTCGCGCAACTTGACTTTCCTGACCTTGTTCGAGAACCCGCTGGAAGAGCTCCCGGAGGTGCTCTTCGGAGAGATGGCCGGCCTGCAGGAGCTGTGGCTGAACCACACCCGGCTACGCTCCCTGCGGGCCGCCGCCTTCCGTAACCTGAGCCGCCTGAAGGCGTTCGGGGTGACTCTGAGCCCGCGTCTGAGCGCGCTCCCAGAGGACGCCTTCCGGGGCCTGGGCCAGCTCCAGGTGCTCGCCCTGCACTCCAACAGCCTGGCCTCTCTCCCCGACGGCTTGCTGCATGGCCTCGGCAGCTTGCGCCGAGTGTCGCTGAGCCACAACCGGCTGCGGGCCCTGCCCCGCTCTCTCTTCCGCAACCTCAGCAGCCTGGAGGAAGTCCACCTGGACCACAACCAACTGGAGACCCTGTCTGGCGACGTGTTTGAGGCTCTGCCCCGGCTGGTGGAGCTCCTGCTGGGGCACAACCCCTGGCGCTGCGACTGTGGCTTGTGGCCATTCCTGGCGTGGCTGCTGCAGCACCCGGGCCTAGTGGGTCGATCTGAGCCCCCGCGGTGCCGCGGCCCAGGGCAGCGCGCCAACCTGCCGCTCTGGACCCTGCCGGCCGGCGACCCGGGGTGTCAGAGCACCCTGGGCCCGCCTCTCTACCCTACCGCGGACAGCTCCTTCGAAGTCCCCACCCAGTCTGCACTGCCCGCGGCCTCTGTCCACCCTGCCTTGGTGTCTAACAGCTTAAAACCGGGGGCCTGGGCCCAGCTGGTGGCCAAGGACAAACGTCAAGACCATAGCCTGTTCTGGGGACTTTATTATCTGCTTTTAGCCGGTCAGGCCATAATAACGGCGGTCATTGTGTTCACCATGATTCAACTCGGCAAGCTCTTTCGAAAATTAATCAGTGAAAGAACTCTTGGTTAA